The following are from one region of the Molothrus aeneus isolate 106 chromosome 7, BPBGC_Maene_1.0, whole genome shotgun sequence genome:
- the FAM171B gene encoding protein FAM171B, with translation MYHHDLLFCFLSTGSVFTLKVQVHDIISHQYLRQAVVEVFVNYTLTNSTLTGNNGAVLIKVPYKLGLSLTIVSYKDGYLLTPLPWKTARMPIYSSVTLSLFPQSQANIWLFEDTVLITGKLSDAKSQPSVQFPKSLMKLPTNHIANVTAYLTVPEQFLKVDSFLYTTGIILNKSGFKSMELTPLTAICVNVLLAGKELNIKGPIQVTLPLPTTAVKSGDAVPAWTFDMKIGAWVNRGLGVVKEADGQLVWTYTAQHLGYWIAAPLPGARESIISAVSKDITAYHTVFLTAILGGTVVIIIGFFAVLLCYCRDKCRQTQKKEKNSTKLEVIKKDQTTSTTHINHISAVKGTLKLEDKSQLYAPKISSYSPQRRLSMDTEDGKSQDNFKIYPEDASYQSSCQTGQAGNSAHSVEPSAGVRLLQQPKHSNSTLSQAPRDIPDQNRYLSLKEEMYGLSHIPEHLMHIYNQPIAILQTSDLFHSPEQLHPAKSATLPRKGQLVYGPMMEPVNRDSYMQTLPKMPVHSHPQPSACRDENSALDGEEGLPSQASNWSRYTNSLLESVSVPGTLNEAVVMTPFSSELQGISEQTLLELSKGKPSPHPRAWFVSLDGKPIAQVRHSFIDLKKGKKTESNDTSLDSGVDMNEHHPNRKLEREKTFIKSMPHSKILYLEDLDLSSSESGTTVCTPEDQAVRHIMEGGNGPVLEQHNEEGLRKKSLPGSHESGIPSAKKRDRPPLMKRDSKTNIWKKREERPLIPIN, from the exons ATGTATCACCATGACctcctgttttgctttttgtcaACAGGATCTGTTTTTACCCTAAAAGTTCAAGTACATGACATCATCAGCCATCAGTACCTGCGCCAAGCGGTGGTGGAGGTGTTTGTCAACTACACCCTGACAAATTCTACTCTCACTGGGAACAACGGAGCAGTGTTGATAAAAGTCCCCTACAAATTGGGATTAAGCTTAACTATTGTCTCATACAAGGATGGCTACCTGCTGACACCTTTGCCTTGGAAGACTGCGAGGATGCCAA TCTACTCATCCGTGACGCTCTCATTATTCCCACAAAGTCAAGCTAATATATGGCTGTTTGAAGATACTGTCTTAATTACTGGAAAACTGTCTG ATGCCAAATCTCAACCGAGTGTTCAGTTTCCAAAATCTTTAATGAAGCTTCCAACAAATCACATTGCAAATGTTACAGCCTATCTGACAGTGCCAGAGCAATTTTTGAAAGTGGACAGCTTTCTCTATACAACAGGAATTATTCTAAATAAATCAG GTTTCAAAAGCATGGAGTTAACTCCTCTTACTGCCATATGTGTAAATGTTCTGTTGGCTGGGAAAGAACTGAACATAAAGGGTCCCATTCAGGTCACACTTCCTCTTCCCACAACTGCTGTAAAATCAGGAGATGCTGTACCTGCCTGGACATTTGATATGAAAATTG GTGCTTGGGTGAACCGTGGGCTAGGAGTGGTGAAGGAGGCGGATGGCCAGTTAGTATGGACATACACTGCTCAGCACCTGGGCTACTGGATTGCAGCTCCACTGCCTGGAGCAAGAG AATCCATTATTAGTGCTGTTTCCAAGGACATAACAGCCTATCACACCGTGTTCCTTACGGCCATACTGGGAGGAACTGTTGTCATTATCATTggattttttgctgttcttcttTGTTACTGCAG GGATAAATGTCGTCAGacacagaagaaggaaaaaaactcaaCCAAGCTGGAGGTCATAAAAAAAGACCAGACAACATCAACAACTCACATAAATCACATCAGTGCTGTCAAAGGGACTTTAAAGCTGGAGGATAAGTCACAGTTATATGCACCGAAGATTTCTTCATACAGTCCTCAAAGGAGGCTGTCCATGGACACAGAAGATGGAAAATCACAGGACAATTTTAAAATCTACCCAGAGGATGCTTCTTATCAGTCATCCTGTCAGACTGGTCAGGCAGGAAATTCAGCCCATTCAGTGGAGCCTAGTGCTGGAGTGAGGCTTTTACAGCAGCCAAAGCACAGTAACAGTACTCTTTCCCAGGCTCCTAGGGACATTCCAGATCAAAACAGGTACCTTTCACTGAAAGAGGAGATGTATGGGCTTTCCCATATCCCAGAACATCTAATGCATATTTACAATCAGCCTATTGCTATTCTTCAAACCTCAGACCTTTTCCACTCCCCAGAACAACTGCATCCTGCTAAATCAGCAACTTTGCCGAGGAAAGGGCAGCTGGTGTACGGCCCCATGATGGAGCCCGTGAATCGGGACAGTTACATGCAAACACTCCCCAAAATGCCTGTGCACTCTCATCCCCAGCCTTCTGCCTGCAGAGATGAGAACAGTGCCCTGGATGGTGAAGAGGGATTGCCTTCCCAAGCATCCAACTGGAGCAGGTACACCAACAGCTTGCTGGAATCTGTCTCTGTTCCTGGGACACTGAATGAGGCAGTGGTAATGACTCCCTTTTCATCTGAACTTCAAGGGATTTCAGAGCAAACACTGCTGGAGCTCTCTAAAGGAAAACCATCTCCGCATCCTCGAGCGTGGTTTGTGTCCTTGGATGGAAAGCCAATTGCTCAAGTGAGGCATTCTTTCATAGATctgaaaaagggcaaaaaaactGAGAGTAATGATACCAGTCTGGACTCTGGTGTGGACATGAATGAGCATCATCCTAACAGAAAactggagagagagaaaactttCATTAAAAGTATGCCACATTCTAAGATTCTTTACTTGGAAGATCTGGATCTGAGTAGCAGTGAAAGTGGGACCACTGTTTGCACTCCAGAGGACCAGGCTGTGAGACACATTATGGAAGGAGGGAACGGGCCAGTCCTAGAACAACATAATGAGGAAGGTCTAAGGAAAAAATCTCTGCCAGGAAGTCATGAATCTGGTATCCCTTCTGCTAAAAAAAGGGATAGACCACCTCTCATGAAAAGAGATAGCAAAACCAATAtctggaagaaaagagaggagaggCCGCTTATTCCTATAAATTAA